The genomic segment ACTTTATTGAAATTACGGAAAGAAGGAATTTGTTTGTTCATTGTGATGGCATTATTTCAAATCAATATATAAATGTATGTACAGAAAATGCAATCCCTTTATCTAATTGCAAAGTTGGCGATCAATTAGACGTTAGTGAAGAATACTTTGATAAAGCTTATTATTGCTTCTTTGAAGTAGGAGTGAAATTAGCTCATACTATATGGCGAAAGATTAAGCCTGAAGAACGAGAAATTGCAGATATGACGCTAAACAATTTATGTCTTCAACTTATTATTGATGAAGAATATAAACTATCAAATATACTGTTAGACTTTGCAAGAAGTGAACCTATTATAAAAAAGTCTTCTCAACAGGTAAAGTTGTTACTGCTGTTAAATAAAGCACAATGCCTTAAATGGATCGGAGATATGAAGGAATATCGCAACCTTCTATTACAACAAGACTGGAGTGCCTGTTGTGATGAGTTGAAATTAGCAAAATTTGTTTTACTAGATGAATATGACGAAGCCTATAAACTAATGAAAGCAATTGGAAATCACCCTGGAAAAGTTTCAGCAATTCATTATCAAGAGTGGCCAGTCTTTAAAGAGTTTAGAAAAACAGAACAATTTCTAAAAGCATATCAAGAGATTTTTAATGAAACCTTTGACTTGAAACCAGCAGCATCTTCATTTACTGATACTGAAAGTAATAACAAAAATTAATAATGCCCCTACCAGACTACATTGATAACTCCCGCCACAAACTGCAAACCATCCTCAAAACCTTAATTGAGGATGAAAATCAAATAGTCCTCGATATCGCCACAGGCTTTTTCCGCATTGAGGCATGGGTACGTCTGGAAGCTGCCATGAACCAACTCACCAGCCTGCGGTTACTCATTGGACGTGACCCCACCATTCGACCAGCAGAAAGCGATCGCATTGACTTAATCCGTTACTTTAAGAAAAACATTCAAGAGGAGTTAGAAAACCAACCGCTAAATTCTAAATACCAGAATGAGATAGAGCGCATGATTGCCTATCTGCAAAGGCATGACGTTGAGGTGAGACTGTTTGGAGCGCATGGAGATAAAAATCAGTTTCTTCATGCTAAAGCCTATATCTTCAATAATTACAGCATCGTCGGGTCTTCCAACTTCACCCCAGCCGGCTTAGAAGGGAATACCGAGTTAAACATTGTCAACAAAATTGGTGCGATCGCTCACGACCTCAGACATAACTGGTTTGCAGGATTTTGGAATGACCCTAGTGTTGATTTAGATTACAAAACCAAGCTAATTGATGCGCTCAATGCCTCTAAGTTTGGCAGTAAAGCTTACACCCCCTACCAAATATTCCTCAAAGCACTATACGAACTATTTAAGGAAGATACCATCATTGGTGAGAGCGATCGCACCTCATTAGAACTAGCCAGTTTTCAACAAGAGGGATTTGAAAGAGCAGTCAGACTCATAGAAAGACATGATGGCTGTGTTATTGCTGATGCTGTGGGTTTGGGGAAAACCTTTATTGGTTTGCGGCTGCTGGACTATTACCTAATTAAACTGAGGAAACCGAGATTTGTGCCTCGTGCTTTGGTGGTTTGTCCGGCACAACTCAAAAAATTAGTGTGGGACAAAAAACTAGATGAATTTGGCATTAAAGCTGATGTAATTTCCCATGAAGAAATCAGCCGTCAAAGCTTTAATGTTCAAGATTACGCACGTTATGACATCGTGGTAGTGGATGAATCTCATAACTTTCGCAACAGTGCCACCAATCGCTACCGCAATTTATTAAAACTAGTTAGCAGTGGTAAACGTAATAAACGGGTGGTGTTACTAACCGCTACCCCTATTAATAACAGCATATTTGACCTTTATCATCAAATACTACTAATTACCCGTGGTGGTGAAACCTATTACAGAGAATGGGGTATTTCTAACCTCAAGACTTATTTTAAAGCCTTAGCTAAAGGTGGCGTAGAAATTACAGAACTCCTCATGCAAACAATGGTGAGACGCAGCCGCCAGGACGTGATTAGAAGGCAACAAGCAGGTGAAGAAATTCGCATTAATGGTAAACTCATTCACTTTCCTAAACGCCAGTTAGAACAGTTTACCTATAACTTTGAAGATAGCTTTGCTGGACTGTACACTGGGATAGCCGCTCAAATTGACAAGCTTAACTTACCTGCTTATAACATTAAGGCTTTTAAAAAGCGCAAGGATAAAGGGGAAGAAAATGAAGTCAAGCGTAATGATGCCCTAGTTGCCCTCCAAAAAGCCCTTTATTTTAAACGATTTGAAAGTTCGCTACTTGCTTTTAAAAATAGTATTCGCAATCAGAGAGACTTTCAGACTAATTTTTATGAAATTCTGACTCAACAAGGAAAACTGTTAGATAGTAAAAACTTTCGCAAGTTAGTATTAGCTGCTGAAGATGAAGAAGAAGGTAACTCAGTTAATGCCATTATTGAGTCACTAAGTGAAGTTGACTCTAAAGACTATGACCTGAATCAACTCAAACAGCAGATTGAAGCTGACTTGAGAATTTTAAATAACATTCTTATCACTTTAGAAAAAATTGAATCCTCAGCCGCAGCTAACACAGACTATGACCGCAAATTAGCAGCATTCAAAGACCTACTCAAAACCAAACTGCAAGGTAAAAAGATATTAGTATTTAGCTACTTCAAAGATACGGCTGAGTATTTATATAAGCAATTAATTACAGATAAAGCTTGGTTATCCCAAATGACGGTTAACACTAAAGCGCCTGTGATTGAGTTATTGACTGGTGCAACCCC from the Nostoc sp. C052 genome contains:
- a CDS encoding helicase-related protein, whose translation is MPLPDYIDNSRHKLQTILKTLIEDENQIVLDIATGFFRIEAWVRLEAAMNQLTSLRLLIGRDPTIRPAESDRIDLIRYFKKNIQEELENQPLNSKYQNEIERMIAYLQRHDVEVRLFGAHGDKNQFLHAKAYIFNNYSIVGSSNFTPAGLEGNTELNIVNKIGAIAHDLRHNWFAGFWNDPSVDLDYKTKLIDALNASKFGSKAYTPYQIFLKALYELFKEDTIIGESDRTSLELASFQQEGFERAVRLIERHDGCVIADAVGLGKTFIGLRLLDYYLIKLRKPRFVPRALVVCPAQLKKLVWDKKLDEFGIKADVISHEEISRQSFNVQDYARYDIVVVDESHNFRNSATNRYRNLLKLVSSGKRNKRVVLLTATPINNSIFDLYHQILLITRGGETYYREWGISNLKTYFKALAKGGVEITELLMQTMVRRSRQDVIRRQQAGEEIRINGKLIHFPKRQLEQFTYNFEDSFAGLYTGIAAQIDKLNLPAYNIKAFKKRKDKGEENEVKRNDALVALQKALYFKRFESSLLAFKNSIRNQRDFQTNFYEILTQQGKLLDSKNFRKLVLAAEDEEEGNSVNAIIESLSEVDSKDYDLNQLKQQIEADLRILNNILITLEKIESSAAANTDYDRKLAAFKDLLKTKLQGKKILVFSYFKDTAEYLYKQLITDKAWLSQMTVNTKAPVIELLTGATPGKQREEKVKRFAPKANVQTDSDEELALLQQNPIDILVCTDVLSEGQNLQDAGVLVNYDLHWNPVRMIQRAGRIDRLGTDYDELFIYNCFPEQGLETLLGLVRRLQERIATIDREVGLDGSVLGETISGKSLDELYKLKMADTDAEKQAILEELEQASDLVSLDEMRLPLLEFLQQASKELIDDIPFGIHSTWNKPIPHPNVPDGGIFFAFRVQDKHFWHFYPRIDNAISLDPDRLISDKRTIFNWLKCQSSDFPKPDELPPVQFDNRIFSVLERAIGNLFNSFQQQQTAKGIKPQMPKLLQSIHHALTQPDLFQSEPIDEEAKERVLKVITTVNSRSYERDVKAIWELFKEHKNVSLLISELDEYFVDTDQYEELTDDQDIRPAEIIQQKDIKLICYEWFKPDTSEGK